The Flavobacterium sp. IMCC34852 genome contains the following window.
AGGGTAAAACAGCCCAACATTATTTTCTTCATACGCAAAATTATTTCACCGCTAATTTAGATTGAAATAATTTTCCGGTTTGGGTTTCTATGGTTACCGAATAAATGCCTCGGGCAACACCCGAAATATTTATAGTGTTAACTTCAGTTTCAGTGAGTTTTTGTGTGTGGATAGTTTTTCCGGTAAGATCGATAATCTTTAAAGAAGATAGTTCGACTGCAGAACTGTTTTTGAGGAAAAACTGATCGTTTGCCGGATTAGGATAAAGACTCAACCCGTTTTGGCTGAAATCATCAGTGGTTAGTGACGTATCGATTAATTTGAAAAGGCTGCCACCATTAAACACATACAATTCGCCGTCTTTGTCTTCTCCGAATGTGGTTATTACGCCTGTGGCATTGTAACCCCAAGTAATGTTACCTAAAGTATCAATCCATCCGATTTCTGCGGTGCAATAGTCGGCAAAAATGTACTTATTGGTAAAATTTGGGAAAGCAGTTCCGGTATAAAAATAACCACCGGTAATAGAACATCTTCCTGTTGAGCCATGGGTATAAACCGAAATGGGTGCCACGGTATTGGCATAAGTCGGACAACCGCCCGAATTGTCATAAGCCACGTTGCCTTCGTAGCATCGCCAACCAAAATTTAATCCCGTATTTGGCAATGGATTGGCTGTTTTATTTACTTCTTCTATGGCATTCTGACCTACATCAGCAATCCACAAATCGCCATTCAAACGGTTAAAAGAAAATTTCCATGGGTTTCGTAAACCAATCGCCCAAATCTCATCATTACCGGCAACACCCACATAAGGATTGGTTGGCGGAATACCGTAAGG
Protein-coding sequences here:
- a CDS encoding PQQ-dependent sugar dehydrogenase yields the protein MKKIIPFIFGLLTIPAFAQTIGLQSFATGFSSPVEIAHPANDARLFVVQQGGLIRIVNANGTVNTTPFINLSTVIVSGGERGLLGLAFHPNYATNGYFYVNYTRAGDGATVIARYTVSSDPNVADASSGTVLLTVAQPFSNHNGGSIKFGPDGYLYIGMGDGGSGGDPGNRAQNINDNLGKMLRIDVDSASPYGIPPTNPYVGVAGNDEIWAIGLRNPWKFSFNRLNGDLWIADVGQNAIEEVNKTANPLPNTGLNFGWRCYEGNVAYDNSGGCPTYANTVAPISVYTHGSTGRCSITGGYFYTGTAFPNFTNKYIFADYCTAEIGWIDTLGNITWGYNATGVITTFGEDKDGELYVFNGGSLFKLIDTSLTTDDFSQNGLSLYPNPANDQFFLKNSSAVELSSLKIIDLTGKTIHTQKLTETEVNTINISGVARGIYSVTIETQTGKLFQSKLAVK